Proteins encoded together in one Lathyrus oleraceus cultivar Zhongwan6 chromosome 5, CAAS_Psat_ZW6_1.0, whole genome shotgun sequence window:
- the LOC127078786 gene encoding uncharacterized protein LOC127078786: protein MDQGSVFTGRKMHEFAKEIGFKLLTSTPYYAQADGQIEVSNKVIIGLIKKHVGKKPRNRHKTLDQILWACHKSPKEATKSTPFRLTFCLDVVLPVEIHLQSLRIQRQHELPTESYWSMMLDELVDLDEEKLNALELLRRQKKRIEVSYNKKVKVKSFAPEDLVWKVILPMDRKDIALGKWSPKWEGPFQILQIFSNGAYDIEELSEDKRILRVNGKYLKKYKPTIQEVKIRDE from the coding sequence ATGGATCAAGGATCAGTATTTACCGGTCGAAAAATGCACGAATTTGCCAAAGAAATAGGCTTCAAATTATTAACATCAACACCCTATTATGCTCAAGCCGATGGACAAATTGAGGTTTCTAATAAGGTGATCATTGGTTTGATTAAAAAGCATGTAGGGAAGAAGCCTAGGAATCGGCACAAAACTCTGGACCAAATTTTGTGGGCATGTCATAAGTCCCCTAAAGAGGCTACTAAGTCAACCCCCTTTCGCCTAACTTTTTGCCTTGATGTTGTTTTACCAGTAGAAATTCACCTACAGTCCCTAAGGATTCAAAGGCAACATGAACTCCCAACAGAATCATATTGGAGCATGATGTTGGATGAATTGGTTGATTTGGATGAGGAAAAGTTAAATGCCTTAGAATTGCTAAGGCGACAAAAGAAGAGGATAGAAGTCTCTTATAATAAGAAAGTGAAAGTTAAAAGTTTTGCACCCGAAGACTTGGTCTGGAAAGtgatccttccaatggatcgaaaAGATATAGCCTTGGGGAAATGGTCCCCAAAATGGGAAGGCCCTTTCCAAATTTTACAGATATTCTCTAATGGTGCCTATGATATTGAAGAGCTTAGTGAAGATAAAAGGATTCTAAGAGTAAacgggaaatatttgaaaaaatataaaccGACAATCCAAGAAGTAAAAATAAGAGACGAATGA